One Niabella beijingensis DNA window includes the following coding sequences:
- a CDS encoding phosphotransferase enzyme family protein, with product MDKVLAGYGLKEVHCAIRPYGSGLINYTWVICSGDNEFILQKVNQNVFREPEAIAWNLEFIDNYLAQQNAEYFFVSPVKTVSGETMLHIEGDGYYRMFPFVKGSHSVDVVEEPQQAYEAARQFGLFTKKLSGLNVDELKITLPSFHDLVLRYEQFLEALENGNGQRVAAAGAVIGELKAHSAIVDRFREILENPDFKRRVTHHDTKISNVLFDEANKGLCVIDLDTVMPGYFISDVGDMMRTYLCPVSEEEKDFSKITVREDYYKAIVNGYLEEMQDELTPAEKAHFFYSGLFMIYMQALRFLTDHLNDDRYYGAKYEGHNFVRAQNQLTLLNRLLEKRKILEYGIFSHSSH from the coding sequence ATGGATAAAGTACTTGCCGGTTATGGATTGAAGGAAGTCCATTGTGCTATAAGACCTTACGGCAGCGGGTTGATCAATTATACATGGGTGATCTGCAGCGGGGACAATGAATTTATATTACAGAAAGTAAACCAGAATGTATTCCGGGAACCGGAAGCGATCGCCTGGAATCTCGAATTTATAGACAACTATTTGGCGCAGCAGAATGCGGAATATTTTTTTGTATCGCCGGTAAAAACCGTTTCCGGGGAAACCATGCTGCATATAGAAGGAGATGGTTACTACCGGATGTTCCCTTTTGTAAAAGGCAGTCATTCGGTGGATGTGGTGGAAGAGCCGCAACAGGCTTATGAAGCAGCCCGGCAATTCGGGTTGTTCACAAAAAAACTGTCGGGGTTAAATGTGGACGAATTAAAGATCACTCTGCCATCCTTTCATGACCTGGTATTACGGTACGAGCAGTTCCTGGAAGCATTGGAGAACGGGAATGGTCAGCGGGTAGCGGCGGCAGGGGCGGTGATCGGTGAGTTAAAAGCGCATTCTGCCATTGTAGACCGCTTCAGGGAGATACTTGAGAATCCCGATTTTAAAAGACGGGTGACCCACCATGACACCAAGATCAGCAATGTACTTTTTGATGAGGCGAATAAAGGCCTTTGTGTGATTGATCTGGATACCGTGATGCCCGGCTATTTTATAAGTGATGTGGGGGATATGATGCGCACCTACCTGTGCCCGGTAAGTGAGGAAGAAAAAGATTTTTCAAAGATCACGGTGCGCGAGGACTACTATAAAGCGATTGTCAACGGTTATCTTGAGGAAATGCAGGACGAGCTGACACCGGCTGAAAAAGCGCATTTTTTTTACTCTGGTCTTTTTATGATTTATATGCAGGCGCTTCGCTTTCTGACAGATCATTTGAATGACGACAGGTATTATGGCGCCAAATATGAAGGGCATAATTTTGTGAGGGCACAGAACCAGTTGACATTGCTGAACCGGCTGCTGGAGAAGCGGAAAATACTGGAATACGGTATTTTTTCTCATTCTTCCCACTGA